A portion of the Nitrospira defluvii genome contains these proteins:
- a CDS encoding FIST signal transduction protein: MITTPSSTLRFASALTRQRTAQAAADELVHAIRNQLGSARIDVVFLFISIQHADQADALAQALRKALDPATFVGCTGEGVIATGQEIETGPAATLWAAHLPGVVTHPLRLSFSSVHDQFSLRDWPDMDTDGIPPPAMLLLADPFSTPMQDVLAVLEEQYPGTRALGGLAGGGQDLGENRLFLDDEIYTDGLVGVALSGRIAVHSVISQGCRPIGERFIVTKSEHNVIHELGGRPALQCLQMAFSQLSSEERAQAQRALHIGIAMDEQRAQFTRGDFLIRNLLGADQQTGAIVIGDVVQEGQTVQFQVRDAQSADEDLRVLLAASHPGALPLGALLFSCCGRGRGLFGVPNHDAAVLGEQFGAIPVAGFFAQGEVGPVGGRNFLHGYTASIAIFSEPGRRNEAGSHY, from the coding sequence GTGATTACCACACCGTCATCGACACTTCGGTTTGCCTCAGCCCTCACGCGCCAACGTACCGCGCAAGCGGCAGCCGATGAATTGGTCCATGCCATCCGAAATCAGTTGGGCTCCGCTCGCATCGATGTCGTGTTCTTGTTTATCTCGATCCAGCATGCCGATCAGGCCGATGCCCTTGCCCAGGCACTACGCAAAGCCCTCGATCCAGCCACGTTTGTTGGGTGCACCGGTGAAGGTGTCATTGCCACGGGGCAGGAGATCGAAACAGGACCGGCAGCGACGCTCTGGGCCGCCCATCTGCCAGGAGTTGTCACTCACCCGCTGCGACTCTCGTTTTCAAGCGTCCACGACCAATTCTCCTTGCGTGACTGGCCAGACATGGACACGGACGGCATTCCTCCTCCCGCCATGCTGTTGCTTGCCGATCCCTTCTCCACCCCGATGCAGGACGTGCTGGCCGTCCTTGAGGAACAATATCCGGGAACTCGCGCATTAGGCGGGCTAGCAGGGGGCGGCCAAGACCTGGGAGAGAATCGGCTGTTCCTCGATGATGAAATCTACACCGATGGGCTGGTCGGCGTGGCCCTCTCCGGGCGCATCGCCGTGCACAGCGTGATCTCCCAAGGTTGTCGCCCGATCGGAGAACGGTTTATCGTCACGAAGTCTGAGCACAACGTCATCCATGAACTTGGCGGGCGTCCTGCCCTTCAGTGCTTACAAATGGCCTTCAGCCAACTGAGCAGCGAGGAACGCGCCCAGGCTCAACGCGCCCTGCATATCGGGATCGCGATGGATGAGCAGCGGGCTCAATTCACACGAGGTGACTTCCTGATCCGCAATCTTCTCGGAGCGGACCAACAGACCGGAGCCATCGTCATAGGAGACGTCGTTCAGGAGGGACAGACTGTACAGTTTCAGGTCCGGGATGCTCAGTCCGCCGACGAGGATCTGCGCGTGTTACTTGCCGCCTCCCATCCCGGCGCGCTCCCGCTGGGTGCCTTGTTATTCAGTTGTTGTGGACGTGGGAGGGGGTTGTTCGGCGTACCAAACCATGATGCCGCGGTGTTGGGAGAACAGTTCGGCGCGATTCCCGTTGCAGGATTTTTCGCCCAAGGAGAGGTAGGCCCAGTCGGGGGACGGAATTTTCTGCATGGCTATACCGCCAGCATCGCAATTTTTTCCGAACCCGGACGCAGAAATGAGGCTGGCAGCCACTATTGA
- a CDS encoding FKBP-type peptidyl-prolyl cis-trans isomerase, with amino-acid sequence MAQGEPAGSAAEVTTASGLKYIDVVVGTGREATAGNLATVHYTGWLTNGKKFDSSVDRRDPFSFPIGAGQVIRGWDEGVAGMKVGGKRKLTIPPDLGYGPRGAGGVIPPNATLVFDVELLEVR; translated from the coding sequence ATGGCACAAGGGGAACCAGCCGGCTCGGCCGCCGAAGTGACCACCGCTTCCGGCCTCAAATACATTGATGTGGTCGTGGGTACCGGCCGGGAAGCCACAGCCGGCAACCTTGCCACCGTTCACTATACCGGATGGCTGACGAACGGCAAAAAGTTCGATAGTTCCGTCGATCGCCGGGATCCGTTTTCGTTTCCCATCGGAGCAGGCCAGGTCATTCGGGGTTGGGATGAGGGGGTCGCCGGGATGAAAGTCGGCGGCAAGCGGAAACTGACCATTCCCCCGGACCTGGGATATGGCCCCCGTGGCGCGGGCGGCGTGATTCCGCCGAACGCCACGCTGGTCTTCGACGTGGAATTGCTCGAGGTGCGATAA
- the gcvT gene encoding glycine cleavage system aminomethyltransferase GcvT yields MKQTPLINAHRQAQGKLVDFAGWEMPIQYSGVVDEYQTVRRYAGLFDVSHMGRISVTGPGSLAFLQRVTTNDVSKISVRQSQYSMVCTPRGGIKDDIFIYHVKPYEFLVCVNASNRAKIVDWLHEKVAQAQGCQVQDRSEALAQIAIQGPASRDILAAAGMGDISSLKVRQCLDTTLCGHQTLVTRTGYTGELGYELYLPAEGAAAAWDHLLETGRPFGIKPAGLGARDLLRLEMAYLLYGNDMNEDTTPIEAGADWVVKFDKGDFIGRAELLAQHTTGPSRRLVAFELVEKGVPRHGFTILNPEKPHAVIGEVTSGNLSPLLQKGIGMGYVAPAAAQPGSSILIDIRGKACPAVVVKPPFYKRALGTT; encoded by the coding sequence ATGAAACAGACACCACTGATCAACGCGCACCGACAGGCGCAGGGGAAGCTGGTCGACTTTGCCGGGTGGGAGATGCCCATCCAATACTCCGGCGTGGTCGATGAGTACCAGACCGTGCGCCGTTATGCAGGCCTCTTTGACGTCAGCCACATGGGGCGGATCAGTGTCACGGGCCCAGGCTCGTTGGCATTCCTGCAACGGGTGACGACGAACGACGTCTCCAAAATTTCCGTGCGTCAATCGCAATACTCCATGGTCTGCACGCCACGCGGCGGGATTAAAGACGATATCTTCATCTACCACGTGAAGCCCTATGAATTCCTAGTCTGCGTCAACGCCTCGAACCGGGCCAAGATCGTCGACTGGTTGCACGAAAAGGTCGCACAGGCTCAGGGGTGTCAGGTTCAAGACCGGTCGGAAGCTCTTGCACAGATTGCAATCCAAGGCCCTGCCTCCCGTGACATTTTGGCCGCCGCCGGTATGGGTGACATCAGCAGCCTGAAGGTCCGTCAATGCCTGGACACCACATTGTGCGGCCACCAGACCTTGGTGACACGAACCGGATACACAGGCGAATTAGGGTACGAACTCTATCTCCCAGCAGAGGGGGCTGCAGCAGCCTGGGACCACCTGCTTGAGACGGGACGCCCGTTCGGGATAAAACCAGCGGGACTCGGTGCACGCGATCTGCTGCGGCTCGAGATGGCGTATCTCCTATACGGCAACGACATGAACGAGGACACCACCCCAATCGAAGCCGGCGCGGATTGGGTGGTGAAATTTGATAAAGGTGATTTTATCGGCCGCGCCGAATTGCTGGCGCAGCACACCACTGGGCCATCGCGGCGACTTGTGGCATTTGAACTGGTTGAAAAGGGCGTGCCACGGCACGGGTTTACAATCCTCAATCCAGAAAAGCCGCATGCCGTGATCGGCGAAGTCACCAGCGGAAATCTGTCCCCCCTGCTGCAGAAGGGTATCGGAATGGGCTATGTCGCCCCCGCAGCCGCCCAACCAGGATCATCGATCCTGATCGATATCCGGGGCAAGGCATGCCCAGCCGTCGTCGTGAAGCCACCCTTTTACAAGCGTGCGCTCGGCACGACATAG
- a CDS encoding NUDIX domain-containing protein → MVKPIYQGKVVTLNVDTVRLPNGHTIDLEVIRHPGAAAVVPMKDDGTVVMIRQFRHAANGFIYEIPAGKLHPKEDPLDCAARELEEEIGYKAGRFELLSSIFTAPGFADEVIHVYVATALTRGTQNLDQDEVLEVVEMPLREAIAKIEDGTIRDAKTIIGLQAVYIRQQHFH, encoded by the coding sequence ATGGTCAAACCGATCTATCAAGGCAAAGTCGTCACACTCAACGTTGATACCGTGCGCCTGCCCAACGGCCACACCATCGACCTCGAGGTCATTCGTCACCCCGGGGCTGCCGCGGTCGTGCCCATGAAAGACGATGGAACGGTCGTGATGATTCGCCAGTTTCGCCATGCCGCAAACGGGTTTATTTACGAAATCCCTGCGGGGAAGTTACATCCCAAGGAAGACCCGCTGGACTGTGCCGCGCGTGAACTGGAAGAAGAGATCGGCTACAAGGCAGGACGCTTCGAATTGCTGTCGAGCATTTTCACGGCGCCGGGCTTCGCCGACGAAGTCATTCACGTCTATGTGGCGACAGCCCTGACTCGTGGCACCCAGAATCTGGATCAGGATGAAGTGCTGGAAGTGGTGGAGATGCCCCTGCGCGAGGCTATTGCAAAAATCGAGGATGGGACGATTCGGGACGCAAAGACAATCATAGGACTACAGGCCGTGTATATCCGGCAGCAACACTTCCACTAA